One window from the genome of Nicotiana tomentosiformis chromosome 5, ASM39032v3, whole genome shotgun sequence encodes:
- the LOC104118881 gene encoding tonoplast dicarboxylate transporter, translating into MNGDETNNDQKTPLLPIHRSQSMNTFIHSIFSLKNFFTLLGPLLCIIICLFVKMNDAPATSTNMLGVLAWIFTWWLTEAVPMPITSMSPLFLFPLFGISSADDVAHSYMDDVIALVLGSFILALAVEHYNIHRRLALNITLLFCGNPLNPPLLLLGICSTTFFVSMWMHNVAATVMMMPVATGILQRLPSVNRSQPEYSDQLVTNFCKAVILGVIYSASIGGMSTLTGTGVNLILVGLWKSYFPQEKPISFSTWFFFGFPLALVIFFALWGILCLLYCRKGSSRSLSAYLDKSHLKRELDLLGPMAFAEKMVLSVFSILIVLWMTRSITDDIPGWGSFFNGRAGDGTVSVMMATLLFIIPNKKQPGEKLMDWNKCKKLPWNIILLLGAGFAIADGIRSSGLADILTKSLDFLAKTPYLAIAPAVCLISAILTEFITSNNATTTVIVPLLIQIAETMHVHPLLLMIPGAIGAQFAFLLPTSTPSNVIGFTTGHIEVKDMIQTGLPLKVAGIAALSFLMPTLAPIVFGTDKPLNVSRNYLRWCG; encoded by the exons ATGAATGGAGATGAGACTAATAATGACCAAAAAACACCTCTTCTTCCAATCCATAGGTCACAAAGTATGAATACATTTATTCACTCCATCTTTTCACTTAAGAATTTCTTTACCCTTTTAGGACCTTTACTATGTATAATTATTTGCTTATTTGTGAAAATGAATGATGCTCCGGCGACTAGCACTAATATGCTCGGAGTTCTTGCTTGGATTTTCACGTGGTGGTTGACGGAGGCGGTGCCGATGCCGATAACTTCCATGTCGCCGCTGTTTCTCTTCCCGTTGTTCGGAATTTCGTCGGCCGACGACGTTGCTCATTCTTATATGGATGATGTTATTGCTCTTGTGCTTGGGAGTTTTATACTTGCTCTTGCTGTTGAACATTATAATATACACAGAAGATTGGCCTTAAAC ATAACTCTTTTGTTCTGTGGGAATCCATTGAATCCACCACTTCTTCTTCTTGGGATCTGTAGCACCACTTTCTTCGTCAGCATGTGGATGCACAACGTGGCGGCAACAGTAATGATGATGCCGGTGGCTACCGGAATCTTGCAACGGTTGCCGTCGGTTAACCGGAGCCAGCCGGAATATTCCGATCAGCTTGTGACTAACTTCTGTAAAGCAGTTATTTTAGGGGTTATATACTCTGCATCAATTGGAGGAATGAGTACATTAACAGGGACAGGTGTCAATTTGATATTGGTGGGATTGTGGAAGAGTTATTTTCCTCAAGAAAAACCTATAAGTTTCAGCACTTGGTTCTTCTTTGGTTTTCCTTTGGCTTTGGTGATATTCTTTGCCTTGTGGGGTATTCTTTGCTTATTGTATTGTAGGAAGGGATCAAGTAGGTCTCTTTCTGCTTATTTGGACAAATCTCATTTGAAAAGGGAGCTTGATTTGCTAG GTCCCATGGCCTTTGCTGAAAAGATGGTTTTATCAGTTTTTTCG aTTTTAATAGTGTTGTGGATGACAAGAAGTATTACTGATGATATTCCTGGATGGGGATCCTTCTTCAATGGGCGTGCTGGTGATGGAACTGTTAGT GTGATGATGGCAACTTTATTATTCATAATTCCAAACAAGAAGCAGCCAGGAGAGAAGCTAATGGATTGGAACAAATGCAAGAAATTGCCATGGAACATAATTCTCCTACTAGGAGCAGGTTTTGCAATAGCTGATGGAATTAGGTCAAGTGGACTTGCTGATATATTAACAAAATCCCTAGATTTCTTAGCAAAAACACCATACTTAGCCATTGCACCAGCAGTTTGTTTAATAAGTGCAATTCTCACTGAGtttatcacatcaaataatgcaacaaCAACTGTTATAGTTCCTTTGCTAATCCAGATTGCTGAAACTATGCATGTTCATCCTCTTCTTCTTATGATCCCAGGCGCCATTGGCGCACAATTTGCTTTCTTGCTCCCCACATCAACGCCTTCGAATGTTATAGGGTTTACTACTGGTCATATTGAGGTTAAAGACATGATACAAACTGGACTCCCTTTGAAAGTTGCTGGAATTGCTGCTCTCTCCTTCTTGATGCCTACCCTTG cgcctattgtttTTGGAACAGATAAACCTTTAAATGTATCAAGGAATTATTTGCGTTGGTGTGGCTAG